In one Corallococcus sp. EGB genomic region, the following are encoded:
- a CDS encoding putative metal-binding motif-containing protein: MRWARLWTVVLAVGSGALGGCDDSDPQTHPLPDAGAVDAGTSDAGGTQGDDGGTQVDAGADAGSLGEPLPCEKTQGVCAGARRAVVDGAYEPVCTALSYGSDYEATETRCDGLDNDCDGVTDPPTWSQVAPLGLPPHAGRISSVRVTDGILAAVFDRAAVTRVIRLDVALTPLGTTEIPVEVMDESLALDTVSSRLLRTSQGPALYYSSAGTTGDHTRGHLLLLDEQGHRVPRQGEPEGGALLFDQAVGDRATAAAVSADGTRVFAAWRNTSMFRSGGSKLWGTLTELNGQTVVAPRVLMQVLAQDKVLYGVDVMGLRDGGFLVLAQELKDGASEGLLRLQHFDASLQPVGDERTITAEANPETRLVDLGAAAGSALESPVIVLRGPAGGERALTVLGDLFGEGTTRTLAVTTPGEAPWYGTAVTSRGLEAAWLSVSSDPQEGSSGFGWRGRFWALGHDGVPADLSPGSGYMPLHRYAQWVQLEELPEHWMGALVMTSTESPESHTLQAVRYCAP, from the coding sequence ATGAGATGGGCGAGGCTCTGGACGGTGGTGCTGGCGGTGGGCAGCGGGGCGCTGGGGGGATGCGATGATTCGGATCCGCAGACGCATCCGCTTCCCGATGCAGGGGCCGTGGACGCGGGGACCTCGGATGCGGGCGGCACGCAAGGCGATGATGGCGGCACGCAAGTGGATGCCGGAGCCGACGCGGGCTCCCTGGGGGAGCCGCTGCCCTGTGAGAAGACGCAAGGTGTCTGCGCGGGCGCCCGGCGCGCCGTGGTGGATGGGGCCTACGAGCCGGTGTGTACCGCGCTGTCGTATGGCTCTGACTACGAGGCCACGGAGACGCGCTGCGATGGTCTGGACAATGATTGCGACGGAGTGACGGACCCTCCGACCTGGTCGCAGGTCGCGCCGCTCGGATTGCCTCCGCATGCGGGACGGATCAGCAGCGTCCGGGTGACGGACGGCATCCTCGCGGCGGTCTTCGACAGAGCGGCGGTGACCCGGGTCATCCGGCTGGATGTCGCGCTGACTCCGCTTGGCACCACGGAGATTCCGGTGGAGGTGATGGACGAATCCCTGGCGCTGGACACGGTGAGCAGCCGTCTGCTGCGCACGTCCCAGGGGCCCGCGCTGTACTACTCGTCAGCGGGGACGACTGGCGACCACACGCGGGGCCACCTCCTCCTGCTGGACGAGCAGGGCCATCGCGTGCCCCGCCAGGGTGAGCCCGAGGGCGGCGCGCTCCTCTTCGACCAGGCCGTGGGGGACAGGGCCACCGCGGCGGCCGTGTCGGCGGACGGGACCCGGGTCTTCGCGGCCTGGCGGAATACCTCCATGTTCCGTTCCGGTGGCAGCAAGCTGTGGGGCACGCTCACGGAGCTGAACGGCCAGACCGTGGTGGCTCCTCGCGTGCTGATGCAGGTGCTCGCGCAGGACAAGGTCCTCTATGGCGTGGACGTGATGGGGCTGCGCGACGGTGGCTTCCTGGTCCTGGCCCAGGAGCTCAAGGATGGCGCTTCCGAAGGGTTGCTGCGGCTCCAGCACTTCGATGCCAGCCTGCAACCCGTGGGCGATGAGCGGACCATCACCGCGGAGGCGAATCCGGAGACCCGGCTCGTGGACCTGGGCGCTGCGGCGGGCAGTGCCTTGGAGTCCCCGGTCATCGTGCTGCGCGGCCCGGCGGGCGGTGAGCGCGCGCTGACGGTCCTGGGGGACCTTTTCGGGGAAGGGACCACTCGCACCCTGGCCGTGACGACCCCGGGCGAAGCTCCCTGGTACGGGACCGCGGTGACCTCGCGAGGCCTTGAGGCGGCGTGGCTCTCCGTGTCCTCGGACCCGCAGGAAGGCAGCTCCGGGTTCGGGTGGCGGGGCCGGTTCTGGGCCCTGGGGCATGACGGCGTCCCGGCCGACTTGTCGCCCGGGTCCGGCTACATGCCCCTGCACCGGTACGCGCAGTGGGTCCAACTGGAGGAACTGCCGGAGCACTGGATGGGCGCGCTGGTGATGACGTCCACCGAGAGCCCGGAGTCCCACACCCTCCAGGCGGTCCGCTACTGCGCACCGTGA